Proteins from a genomic interval of Pseudomonadota bacterium:
- the ssb gene encoding single-stranded DNA-binding protein: MARGINKVILIGNLGSDPETRAMPSGAYVTNISVATSESWKDKQTGDQKERTEWHKVVFFGRLAEIASEYLRKGSQVYIEGGLRTRKWQDKDGRDRYTTEIVAREMEMLGGRQGAGAPAMAASAGGAPAPANDQFDDDIPF, translated from the coding sequence ATGGCCCGCGGAATCAACAAAGTCATACTGATCGGCAACCTTGGCTCAGACCCGGAAACGCGGGCGATGCCCAGCGGCGCCTATGTCACCAACATCAGTGTCGCGACCAGCGAATCGTGGAAAGACAAGCAGACCGGCGATCAAAAAGAACGCACCGAGTGGCACAAGGTCGTTTTCTTCGGCCGCCTGGCCGAGATTGCATCCGAATATCTGCGCAAGGGCTCGCAGGTCTATATCGAGGGTGGGCTGCGCACCCGCAAGTGGCAGGACAAGGATGGCCGTGACCGGTACACCACCGAGATCGTGGCCCGCGAAATGGAAATGCTCGGTGGCCGGCAGGGTGCGGGCGCACCGGCGATGGCTGCCAGCGCTGGCGGGGCTCCGGCACCGGCCAATGACCAGTTTGACGACGATATTCCTTTTTAA
- a CDS encoding CBS domain-containing protein: MSDDQPPSTNGPRQRRWLSRIRQRFGAAPKDRAEVVEYLRRASKKGLFDADEQAMLEGVFEVSDTHVREIMVPRSLMVVVEHDADARDILPIIIESGHSRFPVIGDYRDEVAGILMAKDLLRYFADGGNSAFDMREYMRAAVFIPESKRLKSLLKEFRASHNHMAIVVDEYGGVAGLLTIEDVLEQIVGDIDDEHDIEEDIFIQRDSATQFSVHALTRIDDFNEYFGSEFSDEDYGTVGGLILSEMGKLPGRDETVTIDGFAFKVTRAGRRRIDTLQVTVSGKDIPGVEKDQ; encoded by the coding sequence ATGTCCGACGACCAGCCTCCAAGTACTAACGGTCCGCGGCAGCGCCGCTGGCTGAGCCGGATCAGGCAACGGTTCGGCGCCGCTCCGAAGGATCGCGCAGAAGTTGTCGAGTATCTTCGGAGGGCCAGCAAGAAAGGCCTGTTTGATGCTGATGAACAGGCGATGCTGGAAGGCGTATTCGAAGTTTCCGACACCCATGTCCGCGAAATCATGGTCCCGCGCTCGCTAATGGTGGTCGTGGAGCACGATGCCGATGCGCGCGACATATTGCCGATTATCATCGAATCCGGCCACTCGCGTTTTCCCGTTATCGGCGATTACCGCGACGAGGTCGCCGGTATCCTGATGGCAAAAGATTTGCTGCGCTATTTTGCCGATGGCGGCAACAGCGCGTTCGATATGCGTGAGTATATGCGCGCTGCGGTATTCATCCCTGAAAGCAAGCGCCTGAAATCCCTGCTCAAGGAATTTCGCGCCAGCCACAATCACATGGCGATCGTCGTCGATGAATACGGCGGAGTGGCGGGTCTACTGACCATCGAGGACGTGCTCGAGCAGATCGTCGGCGATATCGACGACGAGCACGATATCGAGGAAGACATTTTTATTCAGCGCGACAGTGCGACCCAGTTCAGCGTGCACGCGCTGACCCGTATCGATGATTTCAACGAGTACTTTGGCAGCGAATTCAGCGATGAAGACTATGGCACTGTCGGCGGCCTGATCCTCAGCGAAATGGGCAAACTGCCCGGGCGCGACGAAACCGTCACCATTGACGGTTTCGCGTTCAAAGTGACTCGCGCGGGCCGTCGTCGCATAGATACTCTCCAGGTAACGGTCAGCGGAAAGGACATCCCCGGTGTGGAAAAAGACCAGTAG
- the holA gene encoding DNA polymerase III subunit delta, with amino-acid sequence MTTDNQHSPEQMEPLHPVYLIAGDDPLLVQEAVDAIRQRAAGAIRKTFFATDDFDWQELAASGDNMSLFGDRQLIEMHIPGGKPGAIGSRVLREIAADPPEHDVLLVIASAAQRSELRKAAWAKALTAAGRRIDAWTPKPEMMQQWVRDRMQQAGLQPDNAAVRLLADRVEGNLVAAAQEIQKLLLLRGSGPVDERAVSEAVTDSARFDVFQLTGAALAGRADRALRVLYGLKEEYLAPQIVCWALARDIIDLCRIAGAPPGSGAKMAPFRIRQLEPGARRLGVDKCRQLLMATTRADAMCKGQLPGDAWAQFAVIVSTMAGKQVGTAA; translated from the coding sequence GTGACTACCGATAACCAGCACAGCCCCGAACAAATGGAACCCTTGCACCCTGTCTACCTGATCGCGGGGGATGACCCGTTGTTGGTCCAGGAAGCCGTCGATGCCATCAGACAGCGGGCTGCCGGCGCAATCCGCAAGACCTTTTTTGCAACCGATGATTTTGACTGGCAGGAACTGGCCGCCAGTGGCGACAACATGTCACTGTTCGGTGACCGGCAACTGATCGAGATGCACATCCCCGGCGGCAAGCCCGGGGCCATCGGCAGCCGCGTACTCCGGGAGATTGCGGCAGACCCCCCCGAACATGACGTTCTCCTGGTTATCGCCTCCGCTGCGCAGCGCTCCGAGCTGAGGAAGGCTGCCTGGGCCAAGGCGTTAACCGCTGCCGGCCGGCGGATCGACGCCTGGACGCCAAAACCCGAGATGATGCAGCAGTGGGTCCGTGACCGTATGCAGCAGGCGGGTCTCCAGCCGGACAACGCGGCGGTGCGCTTGTTGGCGGACCGTGTCGAAGGAAACCTGGTGGCCGCAGCGCAGGAAATTCAGAAACTGTTGTTGTTGCGTGGCTCGGGTCCGGTCGACGAAAGAGCGGTCAGCGAGGCGGTAACCGACAGCGCCCGCTTCGATGTATTCCAGCTGACCGGGGCTGCGCTGGCCGGCAGGGCGGATCGCGCCCTGCGGGTGTTGTATGGCCTGAAAGAAGAGTACCTGGCGCCGCAGATCGTGTGCTGGGCACTGGCCCGCGACATCATCGATCTTTGCCGGATCGCGGGTGCGCCACCGGGGAGCGGAGCAAAAATGGCGCCGTTCAGGATCCGGCAATTGGAACCGGGGGCCCGCCGGCTTGGCGTCGACAAGTGCCGGCAATTGCTGATGGCAACGACCCGCGCGGATGCGATGTGCAAGGGTCAGCTCCCGGGCGACGCCTGGGCCCAGTTCGCCGTTATCGTCAGCACGATGGCGGGTAAACAGGTCGGGACCGCGGCATGA
- a CDS encoding PhoH family protein: MSERLLELTMEPADNQRLARLCGQFDQHLKLIEKHFGVDVSARGNHFNIAGDPQNIETAGTVLTQLYRQAGDEDLDPESVHMALREAGMTPVDEDSTLNGEVRTRRKVIRCRGRNQLTYLHNMRSSDLTFGIGPAGTGKTYLAVARAIEALEQEEVRRIILVRPAVEAGERLGFLPGDLMQKIDPYLRPMYDALYEMLGFERVARLVEKSIIEVAPLAFMRGRSLSESFVILDEAQNTSAEQMKMFLTRIGFGSRAVVTGDITQTDLPRGQESGLNQVVRILSRVKRVSFSRFDAQDVVRHPLVQAIVEAYAKHDEED; this comes from the coding sequence ATGAGCGAACGATTGCTGGAACTGACAATGGAACCCGCCGACAACCAACGGCTGGCCCGGCTGTGTGGCCAGTTCGACCAGCACCTGAAGCTGATCGAGAAGCATTTCGGCGTGGATGTCAGCGCCAGGGGAAACCACTTCAACATCGCCGGCGACCCGCAGAACATAGAGACCGCGGGCACGGTTTTGACGCAACTCTACCGGCAGGCGGGCGATGAAGACCTGGATCCCGAGAGTGTCCACATGGCGCTGCGCGAAGCCGGCATGACGCCGGTTGACGAAGACAGCACGCTCAATGGAGAAGTGCGCACGCGCCGCAAGGTGATCCGTTGCCGCGGCCGCAACCAGCTCACCTACCTGCACAACATGCGCAGCAGCGACCTGACTTTTGGTATCGGTCCGGCCGGTACGGGCAAGACCTACCTGGCGGTGGCGCGCGCGATCGAAGCGCTGGAGCAGGAAGAGGTTCGCCGCATCATCCTGGTCAGGCCGGCGGTGGAAGCCGGCGAGCGACTCGGGTTCCTGCCCGGGGACCTGATGCAGAAGATCGATCCTTATCTGCGGCCGATGTACGACGCCCTGTATGAAATGCTGGGCTTTGAGCGGGTCGCCCGGCTGGTGGAAAAAAGTATTATCGAAGTGGCGCCACTGGCGTTCATGCGCGGGCGGTCGCTGAGCGAGAGCTTTGTGATCCTGGACGAAGCACAGAACACCAGTGCCGAGCAAATGAAAATGTTTCTGACCCGCATCGGTTTCGGGTCGCGTGCGGTGGTGACCGGCGACATCACCCAGACCGATCTGCCGCGCGGGCAGGAATCGGGACTCAACCAGGTCGTGCGCATCCTGTCCAGGGTCAAACGCGTCAGTTTCTCCCGCTTCGACGCGCAGGATGTGGTTCGCCATCCGCTGGTGCAAGCCATAGTCGAGGCCTATGCGAAACACGACGAAGAGGACTGA
- a CDS encoding leucine--tRNA ligase, producing the protein MEENYLPKPIEAQAQAWWDEHASFAAREDADGEKFYCLSMFPYPSGRLHMGHVRNYTIGDVISRYQRMQGRNVMQPIGFDAFGMPAENAAIQNKVPPAKWTYQNIAYMQEQLRALGFAYDWNRELTTCKPDYYRWEQWLFVQLYKKGLVYKKNAAVNWDPVDQTVLANEQVIDGRGWRSGALVERREIPQWFMRITAYADELLAELDRLEHWPEAVRTMQQNWIGRSQGLDISFPVAGEAEPLSVFTTRPDTLMGVSYMAVAAGHPLAIKAAAGNPELAAFLDKCRSTVTAEADLETMEKEGMALGLDAIHPVTGNKIPVWTANFVLMTYGTGAVMAVPGHDHRDWEFATKYGLPIVQVIEPDDGSEVDLSTGANIAYGTLVNSDSYTGMSSQQAFDAMAEHFAENGIGGRRTNYRLRDWGVSRQRYWGAPIPMIYCEECGDVPVPEDQLPVILPEDVAVTGEGSPLRHMAEFYQVPCPGCGGEARRETDTFDTFFESSWYFARFASHDCKDAMLDRRADYWLPVDQYIGGIEHAILHLLYARFFQKAMRDLGLIKSGEPFARLLTQGMVLKDGAKMSKSKGNTVDPQGMIDRFGADTVRLFMMFASPPEQTLDWSDEGVHGAFRFLKRLWKLVYRHVREGTVEDLDVAALNAGQKELRRQTHDTIAKVGDDIGRRFTFNTAIAAVMELLNHVSKSADHSVQGRAVTQEALEAACLLLSPIVPHVCHRLWQELGHAQAVIDVRWPAVDEAARAQDMLEIVIQVNGKLRSRISVAANADRELIERLALADKIVQRFVGDKKVRKLIVVPGRLVNVVV; encoded by the coding sequence ATGGAAGAGAATTACCTGCCAAAACCGATCGAAGCACAGGCGCAGGCCTGGTGGGACGAGCACGCGAGTTTTGCTGCCCGCGAAGACGCGGATGGCGAAAAATTTTATTGCCTGAGCATGTTTCCCTACCCCAGCGGACGGTTGCACATGGGGCATGTCCGGAATTACACCATTGGCGATGTCATCAGCCGCTACCAGCGCATGCAGGGGCGTAACGTGATGCAGCCGATCGGCTTTGACGCCTTCGGCATGCCGGCTGAAAACGCGGCGATACAGAACAAAGTGCCGCCTGCAAAATGGACCTACCAGAACATCGCATACATGCAGGAACAGTTGCGGGCACTTGGTTTTGCCTATGACTGGAATCGCGAACTGACGACCTGCAAACCGGATTACTACCGCTGGGAGCAGTGGTTGTTCGTGCAATTGTATAAAAAGGGTTTGGTGTACAAGAAAAACGCGGCGGTCAACTGGGACCCGGTTGACCAGACCGTGCTCGCCAACGAGCAAGTCATAGACGGCCGTGGCTGGCGGTCCGGGGCGCTGGTCGAGCGCCGCGAAATCCCGCAGTGGTTCATGCGTATTACCGCGTATGCGGACGAGTTGCTGGCGGAACTCGATCGCCTGGAGCACTGGCCGGAAGCGGTTCGTACCATGCAGCAAAACTGGATCGGACGATCCCAAGGGCTGGATATCAGCTTCCCGGTCGCCGGCGAGGCAGAACCGCTGAGCGTATTCACCACCCGCCCCGATACCTTGATGGGCGTCAGCTATATGGCAGTTGCCGCCGGGCACCCGCTGGCGATCAAGGCCGCGGCCGGCAACCCGGAACTGGCGGCGTTTCTCGACAAATGCCGCAGCACCGTTACCGCCGAAGCCGATCTCGAGACCATGGAAAAAGAAGGCATGGCGTTAGGTCTGGACGCAATCCACCCGGTGACCGGTAACAAGATTCCCGTGTGGACAGCCAACTTCGTCCTGATGACTTATGGCACGGGTGCGGTCATGGCGGTGCCGGGCCACGATCACCGTGACTGGGAATTTGCCACGAAATACGGACTGCCGATCGTGCAGGTCATCGAACCGGATGACGGCAGCGAAGTCGATCTTTCAACAGGCGCCAACATCGCTTATGGCACGCTGGTCAACTCGGACAGCTATACCGGCATGAGCAGTCAGCAGGCTTTCGATGCCATGGCCGAGCATTTTGCCGAGAACGGCATCGGTGGCCGGCGGACGAATTACCGGCTGCGCGACTGGGGTGTTTCCAGGCAAAGGTATTGGGGTGCGCCGATCCCGATGATTTACTGTGAAGAGTGCGGCGACGTGCCGGTTCCCGAAGACCAGTTACCGGTGATATTGCCCGAGGACGTGGCGGTAACCGGCGAGGGTTCGCCGCTCCGGCACATGGCGGAGTTTTACCAGGTTCCTTGTCCCGGCTGCGGCGGCGAGGCGAGGCGGGAGACGGATACTTTCGATACTTTCTTCGAATCGTCCTGGTATTTCGCCCGTTTCGCCAGCCACGACTGCAAGGACGCGATGCTGGATCGGCGTGCCGATTACTGGCTGCCGGTGGATCAGTACATCGGCGGCATCGAACATGCGATTCTGCACCTGTTGTATGCCCGCTTTTTCCAGAAGGCCATGCGCGATCTCGGGCTGATCAAAAGCGGTGAGCCATTTGCCCGTTTGCTGACCCAGGGCATGGTGTTGAAAGATGGCGCGAAGATGTCCAAGTCCAAGGGCAACACCGTCGATCCACAAGGAATGATCGACCGTTTCGGCGCCGATACGGTCAGGTTGTTCATGATGTTCGCATCACCGCCGGAACAAACGCTGGACTGGTCGGATGAGGGCGTCCACGGGGCATTTCGTTTTCTCAAGCGCCTGTGGAAGCTGGTGTATCGGCATGTCCGTGAAGGTACGGTAGAGGATCTGGATGTCGCAGCGTTGAATGCCGGGCAAAAAGAGCTCAGGCGCCAGACGCACGATACGATTGCCAAGGTCGGCGACGATATCGGCCGCCGCTTTACCTTCAATACGGCGATTGCCGCGGTCATGGAGCTACTCAACCATGTATCGAAATCAGCAGACCATAGTGTCCAGGGCAGGGCGGTCACTCAGGAGGCGCTGGAGGCGGCTTGCCTGTTGCTGTCGCCGATCGTTCCGCATGTTTGCCACCGGCTCTGGCAGGAGCTGGGTCATGCGCAGGCGGTGATCGATGTGCGCTGGCCGGCTGTGGACGAGGCCGCGAGAGCGCAGGACATGCTGGAAATTGTGATCCAGGTAAACGGCAAGCTCCGGTCGCGAATCTCAGTGGCGGCCAATGCCGATCGCGAGCTGATCGAACGGCTGGCACTGGCTGACAAGATAGTTCAACGATTCGTAGGTGACAAAAAGGTTCGCAAGTTGATTGTGGTGCCGGGAAGATTGGTCAATGTCGTCGTCTAG
- the lnt gene encoding apolipoprotein N-acyltransferase, with translation MIGWSRGRRGDLAASVSGLLLPMAFAPLQWWPLAPLCLGVLFLCWQTDDARQAARKGFLFGAGVFLAGTYWLYHSIHVLGKAPLALALLLMLGLVAIMGLYHALLGYLVVRGRLQRGPLGWLVGLPFTWILMEWWRGWFLTGFPWLGLGYSQTDTWLGALAPVLGVYGVSLAVAVVSGGLLAMLLGQRRQKILGAAVIVVLWSAAALLGRVQWTADAGDQISVTIVQAAIPQEQKWLPEMLVPTQDLYVSMTDGHWDSDLVIWPEAAIPALIAQVDGYLMTLRKRMLEQGNTLLLGIIDFEPDSGAYRNTLLGLGPQVEIYYKRHLVPFGEFFPVPEFVRRWMRLQNLPYTDFEAGRDDQPPMLVNGIKVAPSICYEIAYGAEQRVFLPAAALLVNVSNDAWFGDTIAPHQHLQIARMRAMEARRYLLRATNNGISAVIGSRGELLEVSRQFVPAVIDATVQPLSGETLYVRFGNWPLLVTVLTSLVALLLYRRTWRSR, from the coding sequence TTGATCGGATGGTCGCGCGGTCGCCGGGGGGACCTGGCAGCGTCGGTCTCGGGCTTGCTGTTGCCGATGGCATTCGCGCCGTTGCAATGGTGGCCGCTGGCGCCGCTTTGCCTGGGCGTCTTGTTTCTCTGCTGGCAGACCGACGATGCGAGGCAGGCGGCACGCAAAGGCTTCCTGTTCGGCGCCGGCGTTTTCCTTGCGGGCACCTACTGGCTTTACCACTCGATCCATGTCCTGGGGAAAGCGCCGCTGGCGCTGGCTCTGTTGCTGATGCTTGGGCTGGTCGCGATCATGGGCTTGTATCACGCATTGCTCGGTTACCTGGTCGTCCGCGGGAGACTGCAGCGTGGTCCGCTCGGCTGGCTGGTCGGATTGCCCTTCACCTGGATTTTGATGGAGTGGTGGCGTGGCTGGTTTCTGACCGGCTTTCCGTGGCTGGGCCTGGGATACAGCCAGACCGATACCTGGCTGGGCGCGCTGGCGCCGGTATTGGGTGTATACGGGGTCAGCCTGGCCGTGGCGGTGGTTAGCGGCGGCCTGCTCGCCATGCTGCTGGGCCAGCGGCGCCAGAAAATACTCGGCGCTGCGGTAATCGTTGTGCTCTGGTCGGCCGCCGCCTTGCTCGGGCGTGTTCAATGGACTGCGGATGCCGGTGACCAGATATCGGTCACCATCGTGCAGGCTGCGATTCCGCAGGAACAGAAATGGCTGCCCGAGATGCTGGTGCCGACCCAGGATTTGTACGTGTCGATGACCGATGGGCACTGGGACAGCGACCTGGTGATCTGGCCGGAGGCAGCCATCCCCGCGCTGATCGCCCAGGTTGACGGCTATCTGATGACATTGCGCAAACGCATGCTGGAACAAGGCAATACGCTGTTGCTGGGGATCATCGACTTCGAACCCGACAGTGGGGCATACCGCAATACGCTGCTGGGTCTCGGACCGCAGGTGGAGATTTATTACAAACGCCACCTGGTGCCTTTCGGTGAGTTTTTCCCGGTGCCTGAATTCGTTCGCCGCTGGATGCGCTTGCAAAACCTGCCCTACACGGATTTCGAAGCGGGGCGGGACGACCAGCCGCCGATGCTGGTCAACGGCATTAAAGTGGCGCCCAGCATTTGTTACGAAATCGCCTATGGCGCCGAGCAACGGGTATTTTTACCGGCCGCGGCGTTGCTGGTAAATGTCAGCAACGATGCCTGGTTTGGCGATACCATCGCGCCGCATCAGCACTTGCAGATTGCCCGCATGCGCGCGATGGAAGCGCGGCGTTACCTGCTCAGGGCGACCAACAACGGGATTTCCGCCGTGATCGGCTCGCGCGGCGAACTGCTCGAAGTGTCGCGGCAGTTTGTGCCGGCCGTGATCGACGCCACGGTTCAGCCGTTGTCCGGTGAGACCTTGTATGTGCGTTTCGGCAACTGGCCGCTGCTGGTGACGGTTCTGACATCGCTGGTCGCGCTACTGCTGTACCGGCGGACCTGGCGGTCACGATAG
- the miaB gene encoding tRNA (N6-isopentenyl adenosine(37)-C2)-methylthiotransferase MiaB — MPGKLYIKTFGCQMNEYDSDKMADVLRESHGLELTDDPEQADILLLNTCSIREKAQEKVFSQLGRWKKWKKDRPGLVIGVGGCVASQEGEAIRRRAPYVDLVFGPQTLHRLPAMVDKLRATGEGQVDISFPEIEKFDALPQPRADGATAFVSVMEGCSKYCTFCVVPYTRGEEFSRPFDDIIAEVVQLAEQGVRDINLLGQNVNAYRGPMNDGIEADLATLIHFVAAIGGVERIRFTTSHPVEFSDSLIAAYAEIPKLVNFLHLPVQSGSDRILALMKRGHTTLEYKQKIRRLRKVRPGISISSDFIVGFPGETERDFAATMQLIADVGFDQSFSFIYSARPGTPAAAYADECSAEEKQRRLVVLQQRINQQAQEISRAMVGTVQRVLVEKPSPKNPRQLSGRTENNRWVNFDGDRSLINQFADVVITEALPNSLRGRLEIERRVA, encoded by the coding sequence ATGCCAGGAAAACTCTATATCAAGACTTTTGGTTGCCAGATGAATGAGTACGACTCCGACAAAATGGCGGATGTACTCAGGGAGTCGCACGGCCTGGAATTGACTGACGACCCGGAACAGGCGGACATCCTGTTGCTCAATACCTGTTCGATCCGCGAAAAGGCCCAGGAAAAGGTGTTTTCGCAACTGGGCCGCTGGAAGAAATGGAAAAAAGACCGGCCCGGGCTGGTCATCGGTGTCGGTGGTTGCGTGGCTTCACAGGAAGGGGAGGCCATCCGCCGGCGCGCCCCCTATGTCGATCTGGTTTTTGGCCCACAGACACTGCACCGTCTGCCGGCGATGGTCGATAAATTGCGCGCGACCGGTGAAGGCCAGGTCGATATCAGTTTCCCGGAGATCGAGAAATTCGATGCCCTGCCGCAACCGCGCGCCGACGGGGCAACGGCATTCGTTTCGGTGATGGAAGGATGCAGCAAGTATTGCACCTTTTGCGTCGTACCCTATACCCGCGGCGAGGAATTTAGCCGCCCGTTCGATGACATCATCGCCGAGGTCGTGCAGCTTGCCGAGCAGGGTGTGCGGGACATCAACTTGCTCGGGCAGAACGTCAACGCCTATCGTGGGCCGATGAACGACGGCATCGAGGCGGATCTCGCAACCTTGATTCATTTTGTCGCGGCGATCGGCGGTGTCGAGCGGATCCGCTTTACGACTTCACACCCGGTAGAGTTTAGCGACAGCTTGATCGCAGCCTATGCCGAGATTCCCAAGCTGGTCAATTTCCTGCACCTGCCGGTGCAAAGCGGCTCGGATCGCATCCTCGCCCTGATGAAGCGCGGCCACACGACGCTCGAATACAAGCAAAAGATCAGGCGCCTGCGCAAGGTACGGCCGGGTATCTCGATTTCGTCGGATTTTATCGTCGGCTTTCCCGGCGAGACCGAGCGGGATTTTGCCGCCACCATGCAGCTGATCGCCGATGTCGGTTTCGACCAGTCCTTCAGTTTTATTTACTCGGCTAGACCCGGCACGCCGGCCGCCGCATACGCCGATGAATGCAGCGCTGAAGAAAAGCAGCGGCGCTTGGTTGTGCTCCAACAGCGGATCAACCAGCAGGCGCAGGAAATCAGCCGCGCGATGGTGGGCACGGTGCAGCGGGTGCTGGTCGAAAAGCCATCGCCGAAGAACCCCCGCCAGCTGTCAGGCCGCACGGAAAACAATCGCTGGGTGAATTTTGACGGCGACCGGTCGCTGATCAATCAGTTCGCCGACGTAGTTATCACCGAGGCGCTGCCGAATTCCCTGCGCGGCCGCCTCGAAATCGAGCGCCGCGTTGCCTGA
- the ybeY gene encoding rRNA maturation RNase YbeY yields MRNTTKRTDALPGPGVELAVQVLCDLATVPGEKQLHAWVSAALQRRRGEHEITIRIVGEPESQAMNKKYRSQDRPTNVLSFPADLPGGVDHPLLGDLVICAPLLEREAAAQGKDSHAHWAHLVIHGVLHLLGHDHQQADETAKMEALETAILASIGYPDPYEHPG; encoded by the coding sequence ATGCGAAACACGACGAAGAGGACTGACGCCTTGCCCGGGCCAGGTGTCGAGCTTGCCGTGCAGGTGCTTTGCGATTTGGCAACGGTACCCGGTGAGAAGCAGTTGCACGCCTGGGTCAGCGCTGCCTTGCAGCGGCGCCGCGGGGAACATGAAATTACCATTCGTATCGTCGGTGAACCTGAAAGCCAGGCCATGAACAAGAAATACCGGAGCCAGGACCGGCCGACCAACGTGTTGTCGTTCCCGGCCGATCTGCCGGGGGGGGTTGACCATCCATTGCTGGGCGACCTGGTAATCTGCGCGCCGCTACTCGAGCGCGAGGCGGCGGCGCAGGGCAAGGACTCGCATGCGCACTGGGCCCACCTGGTTATCCATGGCGTTTTGCATTTGCTGGGGCACGATCATCAGCAGGCGGACGAGACAGCCAAAATGGAAGCCCTGGAAACCGCCATCCTGGCCTCGATCGGTTACCCGGATCCTTATGAGCATCCCGGCTAA
- a CDS encoding bifunctional sulfate adenylyltransferase/adenylylsulfate kinase, whose protein sequence is MSKLIAPHGGELKILYLPDEQREGAQEKARNLKSWDLSDRQLCDIELLLCGAFSPLEGFLNQADYDSVLKDMRLADGTLWPMPITLDVSEQFAGELVAGDEIALRDHEGVLIATLAIDDIWQADKAAEAKAVLGTTDDKHPAVHYLNHIAHPVYLGGRLVGIESPEHYDFKHLRETPTELRRRFEKMGWRKIVAFQTRNPMHRAHQELTFRAARDVEANLLIHPVVGMTKAGDIDHFTRVRCYEHILSQYPEQTTALSLLPLAMRMGGPREAVWHALIRKNFGCTHFIVGRDHAGPGNDSNDQPFYGPYDAQDLIEQYADEIGIEMVPFKMMVYVQEKAQYIPADETTEEQTVLNISGTEFRRRLQEGLDIPDWFSYGDVVEELRKTHPARHNQGMAVFFTGLSGSGKSTIANALMTKLMEMGGRPVTLLDGDIVRKNLSSELGFSREHRDLNILRIGFVASEIVKNGGIAICAPIAPYSATRRKVRESIEQYGGFIEVYVSTSLEVCEQRDRKGLYAKARAGIIKEFTGISDPYEKPKTPEVDIDTQHISPDNAAHQILIKLESLGYIR, encoded by the coding sequence ATGTCAAAATTAATCGCTCCGCATGGCGGAGAACTGAAAATTCTTTACCTGCCCGATGAACAACGCGAGGGTGCGCAAGAAAAAGCGCGCAACCTAAAATCCTGGGACTTGAGCGACCGGCAATTGTGCGATATCGAGCTGCTGCTTTGTGGCGCGTTTTCCCCGCTGGAAGGATTTCTGAACCAGGCCGATTACGACTCGGTGCTGAAGGACATGCGCCTGGCCGACGGTACGCTGTGGCCGATGCCGATCACGCTGGATGTCAGTGAGCAGTTCGCCGGCGAACTGGTCGCAGGCGACGAGATCGCCCTGCGCGACCACGAAGGCGTGCTGATCGCCACGCTGGCGATCGACGATATCTGGCAGGCGGACAAAGCCGCCGAAGCCAAAGCGGTCCTTGGCACGACAGACGATAAACACCCGGCGGTCCATTACCTCAATCATATTGCGCACCCGGTTTATCTGGGTGGTCGCCTGGTCGGCATCGAATCTCCGGAGCATTACGATTTCAAACATCTCAGGGAAACGCCCACCGAGCTCCGGCGGCGATTCGAAAAAATGGGCTGGCGGAAAATCGTCGCGTTCCAGACCCGCAATCCCATGCACCGCGCCCACCAGGAGCTGACTTTTCGCGCGGCGCGCGATGTCGAAGCCAATCTGCTGATCCACCCGGTTGTCGGCATGACCAAGGCAGGCGATATCGATCATTTCACGCGGGTCCGTTGTTACGAGCACATACTCAGTCAATATCCGGAGCAGACCACGGCGCTCAGCCTGTTGCCGCTGGCGATGCGTATGGGCGGCCCGCGCGAAGCCGTGTGGCATGCTTTGATCCGGAAGAATTTCGGTTGCACGCATTTTATTGTGGGTCGCGACCATGCCGGTCCCGGTAACGATTCGAATGACCAGCCTTTTTACGGTCCATACGATGCGCAGGATCTGATCGAGCAATACGCCGATGAAATCGGCATCGAAATGGTGCCGTTCAAGATGATGGTCTATGTCCAGGAAAAGGCCCAGTACATCCCGGCCGATGAAACGACCGAAGAGCAGACGGTGCTGAATATTTCCGGTACCGAGTTTCGCCGGCGGTTACAGGAAGGTCTGGATATACCTGACTGGTTTTCTTATGGCGATGTCGTGGAGGAGTTGCGCAAGACCCATCCGGCTCGTCACAATCAAGGGATGGCGGTGTTTTTTACCGGTCTGTCGGGCTCAGGGAAGTCAACGATAGCCAACGCGCTGATGACCAAACTGATGGAAATGGGTGGCCGCCCGGTCACGCTGCTGGATGGCGATATCGTCAGGAAAAACCTGTCGAGCGAACTGGGTTTCTCGCGCGAGCACCGCGACCTGAACATTCTGCGCATTGGCTTCGTCGCCAGCGAGATCGTCAAGAACGGCGGTATCGCAATCTGTGCGCCGATCGCGCCTTATTCGGCTACGCGACGCAAGGTCAGGGAGTCGATTGAGCAATACGGCGGCTTTATCGAGGTGTATGTTTCGACGTCCCTGGAAGTCTGCGAGCAACGCGACCGGAAAGGTCTCTATGCGAAGGCGCGGGCAGGCATCATCAAGGAATTCACGGGTATTTCCGATCCATACGAAAAACCCAAGACTCCGGAGGTCGACATCGATACCCAGCATATTTCACCGGACAATGCCGCGCACCAGATCCTGATCAAGCTGGAAAGCCTCGGCTACATCCGTTAG